A portion of the Streptomyces platensis genome contains these proteins:
- a CDS encoding gas vesicle protein, which translates to MSDSLAGRMGPSSGPSPYGGQGSSANLADILERVLDKGVVIAGDIQINLLDIELLTIKLRLLVASVDKAKEMGIDWWEHDPSLSSRARPPQQVPAGQPPETGRDPLADENRQLRAELAELRAAIGTPQGSDGHRTHHEEEQ; encoded by the coding sequence ATGTCCGATTCACTGGCCGGCCGTATGGGGCCGTCCTCCGGTCCGTCCCCGTACGGCGGGCAGGGGTCGTCCGCCAACCTGGCCGACATCCTGGAACGCGTCCTCGACAAGGGCGTCGTGATCGCGGGCGACATCCAGATCAATCTGCTCGACATCGAGCTGCTGACCATCAAGCTCCGGCTGCTCGTCGCCTCCGTCGACAAGGCCAAGGAGATGGGCATCGACTGGTGGGAGCACGATCCCTCGCTCTCGTCCCGTGCCCGCCCGCCGCAGCAGGTGCCCGCCGGGCAGCCGCCGGAGACCGGCCGCGATCCGCTGGCCGACGAGAACCGGCAGCTGCGCGCGGAGCTCGCCGAGCTGCGGGCGGCCATCGGCACGCCCCAGGGCTCCGACGGGCACCGGACGCACCATGAGGAGGAGCAGTGA
- a CDS encoding GvpL/GvpF family gas vesicle protein, producing MGTYLYAITAAGHPLRLTGLNGVGDPAAELRTVTTKDLCAVVSDAPPELRAKRRDVAAHQGVQERLLADGAALPMRFGLVGADDAQVAAVLEQDRDSYLQRLSEVDGRREYHLKVERDEDDLLREIMRESAEVRQLNDRTRQNPGAYDDKVALGELISQEVQARQERARADIVARLAPAAVRTADVEPTKRHFLNVSFLVEREKAAAFSEAVHEEAGQRGDTYTFSLHGPLPPYSFV from the coding sequence ATGGGAACGTACCTCTACGCCATCACCGCGGCCGGCCACCCCTTGCGGCTGACGGGCCTCAACGGGGTCGGCGACCCCGCGGCCGAGCTGCGCACCGTCACCACGAAGGATCTGTGCGCGGTGGTCAGCGACGCACCGCCGGAGCTCCGGGCCAAGCGCCGCGATGTGGCGGCCCACCAGGGAGTTCAGGAACGGCTATTGGCCGACGGCGCCGCCCTGCCGATGCGCTTCGGGCTGGTCGGCGCCGACGACGCCCAGGTGGCCGCCGTCCTGGAGCAGGATCGCGACAGCTACCTCCAGCGGCTCTCGGAGGTCGACGGCCGCCGTGAGTACCACCTCAAGGTGGAGCGCGACGAGGACGACCTGCTGCGGGAGATCATGCGGGAGTCCGCCGAGGTGCGGCAGCTCAACGACCGTACCCGGCAGAACCCCGGCGCGTACGACGACAAGGTGGCGCTCGGCGAGCTCATCTCGCAGGAGGTGCAGGCCCGTCAGGAACGTGCCCGGGCGGACATCGTGGCCCGGCTCGCTCCGGCCGCCGTACGCACCGCGGACGTCGAACCGACCAAGCGGCACTTCCTCAATGTGTCCTTCCTCGTGGAGCGGGAGAAGGCCGCGGCCTTCTCGGAGGCGGTCCATGAGGAGGCCGGGCAGCGCGGTGACACCTACACCTTCAGCCTGCACGGCCCGCTGCCGCCGTACAGCTTCGTCTGA
- a CDS encoding cholesterol oxidase substrate-binding domain-containing protein: protein MSDDSARRTSLTRRTLLTGAAAAGLAAAAGLQPAHRIPAGSATATLTPPPDFPAGIPLSQQAFRNWSLEIVVEGVWTASARTPDDVVTLANWAHQHGYRLRARGKGHTWSPLVVPAGADTNRTVIVDTTSHLTAVSVRGSNPGSVTAQAGATLDRILARLEESGLGLATTTAPGDLTIGGVLAIGGHGTGVPTATENPPAGSGFGTLSSLVTSLTAVVWSAADDRYVLKTFSRSDPDIRAFLVHLGRAFVTEVTLTAAANTRLRCQNWYDVNVGTVFGPPGTGGRTIGSYLDRTGRIEAIWFPFTDVPWLKVWSLAPSKPLLSRQIDTPYAYTFANRVTEEMSRLLGEIASGGGDKTPVFTKLAMSIVGSGLIVTGTWDVWGWSKNSLLYVEPTTLRIVEAGWAVLTSRANAQRVVNDFYSRYQQVLTAHQARGSYPVNGPIELRITGTDPLDGPLLSPARARRDHPEWDTVVWLDFATYPGTPGAAPFFRELEQWIWQTYTGSYATVRPEWSKGWAYTDSGPWRDPATLDGSVPAAFDEWRTARDILNSYDPARVFSNTFLDTLLC, encoded by the coding sequence ATGTCCGACGACAGCGCTCGCAGAACCTCCCTCACCCGCCGTACGTTACTGACCGGGGCCGCCGCCGCGGGGCTTGCGGCGGCGGCCGGGCTACAGCCCGCGCATCGCATCCCCGCGGGCAGCGCCACGGCCACTCTCACCCCTCCGCCCGACTTTCCCGCGGGCATTCCCCTCTCCCAGCAGGCCTTCCGGAACTGGTCGCTGGAGATCGTCGTCGAGGGCGTCTGGACGGCTTCGGCCCGTACGCCCGACGATGTGGTCACCCTCGCCAACTGGGCGCATCAGCACGGCTACCGGCTCCGGGCACGGGGCAAGGGCCACACCTGGTCGCCGCTGGTGGTACCCGCCGGGGCCGACACCAACCGTACGGTCATCGTCGACACCACCTCCCATCTCACCGCGGTCAGTGTGCGTGGCAGCAATCCGGGGAGCGTCACCGCGCAGGCGGGGGCGACCCTGGACCGGATCCTCGCCCGCCTTGAGGAGTCGGGGCTCGGTCTCGCCACCACCACGGCGCCCGGGGATCTGACCATCGGCGGGGTGCTGGCCATCGGCGGCCACGGCACCGGGGTGCCCACCGCCACCGAGAACCCGCCCGCAGGCTCCGGCTTCGGCACCCTGAGCTCGCTGGTCACCTCGCTCACCGCCGTGGTCTGGAGCGCGGCAGACGACCGCTATGTGCTCAAGACGTTCTCCCGCTCCGACCCGGACATCCGGGCCTTCCTCGTCCACCTGGGCCGTGCCTTCGTCACCGAGGTGACGCTGACGGCCGCGGCCAACACCCGGCTGCGCTGCCAGAATTGGTATGACGTGAACGTGGGGACCGTCTTCGGTCCCCCTGGTACAGGGGGCCGCACGATCGGCTCCTACCTGGACCGCACGGGGCGCATCGAGGCGATCTGGTTCCCCTTCACCGATGTGCCGTGGCTGAAGGTGTGGAGCCTGGCGCCCAGCAAGCCGCTGCTCTCCCGGCAGATCGACACCCCGTACGCCTACACCTTCGCCAACCGGGTCACCGAGGAGATGTCGCGGCTGCTCGGAGAGATCGCCTCGGGCGGGGGCGACAAGACGCCCGTCTTCACCAAGCTGGCGATGTCCATCGTCGGCTCCGGGCTGATCGTCACCGGCACCTGGGACGTCTGGGGCTGGTCGAAGAACAGCCTGCTGTACGTCGAACCCACCACGCTGCGGATCGTCGAGGCGGGGTGGGCGGTACTGACCTCCCGGGCGAATGCGCAGCGGGTGGTGAATGACTTCTACTCCCGCTATCAGCAGGTGCTCACCGCTCACCAGGCCCGCGGCTCCTATCCCGTCAACGGCCCGATCGAGCTGCGCATCACCGGTACGGATCCGCTCGACGGTCCCCTGCTCTCCCCGGCCCGGGCCCGTCGGGACCATCCCGAGTGGGACACGGTGGTGTGGCTCGACTTCGCCACCTATCCCGGTACGCCGGGCGCCGCCCCCTTCTTCCGTGAGCTGGAGCAGTGGATCTGGCAGACCTACACCGGGTCGTATGCGACCGTGCGTCCCGAGTGGTCCAAGGGCTGGGCCTATACGGACAGCGGACCGTGGCGGGACCCCGCCACGCTGGACGGCAGCGTGCCTGCCGCCTTCGACGAGTGGCGCACCGCCCGGGACATCCTCAACTCCTATGACCCGGCAAGGGTGTTCTCCAATACGTTCCTCGACACCCTGCTGTGCTGA
- a CDS encoding gas vesicle protein K: protein MTNESAAPVEPAFAEVAQAAARAFDLVPEPSDEPPQGRDSALAQRLRTDPETVERDLIKLVLTIVELLRQLMERTALHRVDQGGLSEEQEERVGLTLMILQDRMAELCERYGLTMRDLNLDLGPLGSLLPRDDAA, encoded by the coding sequence ATGACGAATGAATCGGCCGCCCCCGTGGAGCCCGCCTTCGCGGAGGTGGCGCAGGCCGCGGCCCGGGCCTTCGACCTGGTGCCGGAACCGTCCGACGAGCCGCCGCAGGGGCGGGACAGCGCTCTCGCCCAGCGGCTGCGGACCGATCCGGAGACGGTGGAGCGCGATCTCATCAAACTGGTGCTGACGATCGTGGAGCTCTTGCGGCAGCTGATGGAGCGGACCGCCCTGCACCGCGTCGACCAGGGAGGCCTGAGCGAGGAGCAGGAAGAGCGGGTCGGGCTGACGCTGATGATTCTCCAGGACCGGATGGCGGAACTCTGCGAGCGCTACGGCCTCACGATGCGGGACCTCAATCTCGATCTCGGTCCCCTGGGCTCGCTGCTGCCCCGTGACGACGCGGCCTGA
- a CDS encoding gas vesicle protein, with amino-acid sequence MGGDGPEAACAEVPYAEVSSAKVPAPADLTPEESLAGRQIALIDLLDRLLNGGAVLTGDVVLSIADVDLVHINLRAVIRSITPDDPAPW; translated from the coding sequence ATGGGGGGTGATGGTCCCGAGGCCGCGTGCGCCGAGGTCCCGTACGCCGAGGTCTCCTCTGCCAAGGTCCCGGCCCCGGCGGACCTCACCCCGGAAGAGTCCCTCGCGGGGCGGCAGATCGCGCTCATCGATCTCCTGGACCGTCTGCTGAACGGTGGCGCGGTGCTCACCGGAGATGTGGTGCTGTCGATCGCCGATGTGGACCTGGTGCACATCAACCTGCGGGCCGTCATCCGCTCGATCACACCCGACGATCCGGCGCCGTGGTGA
- a CDS encoding SRPBCC family protein, whose translation MAESTFRKVKHEVTNSPAAGRLKEELQHYLQARAEHAVTSLGHKLGEGVGKLAEPGRGAGGLVNSLAKGGAALGEGKSPQQAALTAGASHLKDTVKDKVRGLFGKGRKGGGGKSKSVTIVEDIDVGVPVREAYDQWTQFQEFSTFAKGVVSVEKSDDTTSNWKVKVAKSTRSWRANVTEQVPDERITWTTEGAKGTVKGVVTFHRLTDNLTRVLLVLEYFPKGLFEKTGNIWRAQGRRARLDLKLYRKFIMLRGEATDGWRGEIQDGEVVVEHADAVETEQDEENAEPGTDGDGRPDGDGHPDAEAADEDGEDEKAEDADDPGIEPEDERDEDLADEDGTAAEDDDLDEPVDEDEGLDEPRDEDDDLDEPLDEDDVSPDEPDADDDEPEAYDDERDAYEEEPAPPSRGRRTAAAR comes from the coding sequence ATGGCTGAGTCCACTTTCCGCAAGGTGAAGCACGAGGTGACCAACAGCCCGGCGGCCGGCCGGCTCAAGGAGGAGTTGCAGCACTACCTCCAGGCACGGGCAGAGCACGCCGTCACCAGCCTCGGCCACAAGCTGGGCGAGGGCGTCGGCAAGCTCGCCGAACCCGGCCGCGGCGCGGGGGGCCTGGTGAACAGCCTGGCGAAGGGCGGTGCGGCGCTCGGCGAGGGCAAGTCGCCGCAGCAGGCGGCGCTGACCGCCGGTGCCTCCCACCTCAAGGACACCGTCAAGGACAAGGTCAGGGGGCTGTTCGGCAAGGGCCGCAAGGGTGGCGGCGGCAAGTCCAAGAGCGTGACCATCGTCGAGGACATCGATGTGGGCGTGCCCGTCCGCGAGGCATACGACCAGTGGACGCAGTTCCAGGAGTTCAGCACCTTCGCCAAGGGTGTCGTCAGTGTCGAGAAATCCGACGACACCACCAGCAACTGGAAGGTGAAGGTCGCCAAGTCCACCCGCAGCTGGCGCGCGAATGTCACCGAACAGGTCCCCGACGAGCGCATCACCTGGACCACGGAGGGCGCGAAGGGCACGGTCAAGGGCGTGGTGACCTTTCATCGCCTCACCGACAACCTGACGCGGGTGCTGCTGGTTCTGGAGTACTTCCCCAAGGGACTGTTCGAGAAGACCGGCAACATCTGGCGCGCCCAGGGCCGCCGGGCACGGCTGGACCTCAAGCTCTACCGCAAATTCATCATGCTGCGCGGCGAGGCCACCGACGGCTGGCGGGGCGAGATCCAGGACGGCGAGGTCGTGGTCGAGCACGCCGACGCCGTCGAGACGGAGCAGGACGAGGAGAACGCCGAGCCCGGGACCGACGGCGACGGACGCCCCGACGGCGATGGACACCCCGACGCGGAGGCGGCCGACGAGGACGGGGAGGACGAAAAAGCCGAGGACGCCGACGACCCGGGCATCGAGCCCGAGGACGAGCGGGACGAGGACCTGGCCGACGAGGACGGGACCGCGGCGGAGGACGACGACCTCGATGAGCCGGTCGACGAGGACGAGGGTCTCGACGAGCCGCGCGATGAGGACGACGACCTCGACGAACCTCTCGACGAGGACGACGTCTCTCCGGACGAGCCGGACGCTGACGACGACGAGCCGGAGGCGTACGACGACGAGCGGGACGCGTACGAGGAGGAGCCGGCGCCGCCCTCCCGGGGCCGCCGTACCGCCGCCGCCCGCTGA
- a CDS encoding gas vesicle protein GvpG: MGLLTQLLTLPLAPVRGTVWVLDQVLLTAEREYYDPAPVREELAALEQQLLDGSIGPEEFDSREDELLDRLEWLEAQRQRLRTDS, translated from the coding sequence ATGGGCCTGCTCACACAGCTTCTGACCCTGCCGTTGGCCCCCGTGCGGGGCACGGTCTGGGTCCTGGATCAGGTGCTGCTCACCGCCGAGCGCGAGTACTACGACCCGGCGCCGGTCCGTGAGGAACTGGCCGCGCTGGAACAGCAGTTGCTGGACGGCAGCATCGGGCCCGAGGAGTTCGACTCCCGCGAGGACGAGCTCCTGGACCGGCTGGAGTGGCTGGAGGCCCAGCGACAACGACTCCGTACCGACTCCTGA
- a CDS encoding GvpL/GvpF family gas vesicle protein, whose amino-acid sequence MTSHLQGDDAAAAAPQQPLGLPAEQRESAPPSSSYVYAIGRAGAGLDTAVPRLTGLRDGRVRTASADGLTALVSSVPADAFSEEGMKAQLENLTELEEIARTHHRVVEAAHTRTTVLPMRLATVYLDDARVRSMLRERGAEFDALLSRLEGHAELGVKVYADPRAAAADPAPATSDGPAPAAPPVSPGRAYLQQRRARRQTQRDAYRAAGAVADEVRDRAAALARDRVAHRPQQGELAAGAGENIANEAYLVPMDRLREFHRALTVLADGVPGVRIEVTGPWAPYSFATATATPPAESRRA is encoded by the coding sequence GTGACCAGCCACCTTCAAGGGGACGACGCGGCTGCCGCAGCACCGCAGCAGCCGCTCGGTCTTCCCGCCGAGCAGCGGGAGTCCGCTCCCCCGTCCAGCTCGTACGTCTACGCCATCGGCCGGGCGGGCGCCGGTCTCGACACGGCGGTTCCCCGGCTCACCGGGCTGCGGGACGGGCGGGTGCGGACGGCGTCCGCCGACGGCCTCACCGCGCTCGTCTCGTCCGTCCCGGCCGACGCCTTCAGCGAGGAGGGCATGAAGGCGCAGCTGGAGAACCTGACGGAGCTGGAGGAGATCGCCCGTACCCACCACAGGGTCGTCGAGGCCGCCCACACCAGGACGACGGTGCTCCCCATGCGGCTGGCCACCGTGTATCTGGATGACGCCCGGGTGCGGTCGATGCTGCGGGAGCGCGGCGCGGAGTTCGACGCGCTGCTCTCCCGGCTCGAAGGCCATGCCGAACTGGGGGTGAAGGTGTACGCGGACCCGCGCGCCGCGGCCGCCGACCCGGCTCCCGCCACCTCCGACGGCCCGGCACCCGCCGCTCCCCCGGTCAGCCCCGGCCGGGCCTATTTGCAGCAGCGCCGGGCCCGGCGTCAGACGCAGCGTGATGCCTACCGCGCGGCGGGCGCCGTCGCCGACGAGGTGCGGGACCGGGCGGCCGCCCTTGCCCGGGACCGGGTCGCACACCGCCCCCAGCAGGGTGAACTGGCCGCCGGCGCGGGGGAGAACATCGCCAATGAGGCGTATCTGGTGCCCATGGACCGGCTCCGGGAATTCCACCGGGCGCTGACGGTGCTGGCCGATGGTGTCCCCGGCGTACGTATCGAGGTCACCGGGCCATGGGCGCCGTACTCCTTCGCGACCGCGACCGCGACCCCGCCCGCGGAAAGCCGGAGGGCGTGA